One genomic segment of Actinoplanes ianthinogenes includes these proteins:
- a CDS encoding winged helix DNA-binding domain-containing protein: MPTLSTRVLNRTYLRRQFLDTPSREGALDVIRHLVALQGQENDSPYLSLRARVAGFRLRDLTELLESRQVVRGALLRGTQHLCAGADYPWLRPTVQVVLERLAQRVGGPDRTALLASVGRILAAEPLSRAELGRRLAADFPGHPPNDLAVAAHLTAPLLHPPPSGSWGFRGRIGCVAADAWLGRPMAVADPATLVRRYLAAYGPASAKDVQTWSGLTRMGAVLHELRGELRVFRDENGVELYDLPDAPLADPDEPVPVVFLPEFDNAVLGHADRGRIIHPGDRALVTPGWSIVRPTVLVDGFVAATWERTGGELRISPFTGWSGPVRDAVMAEGERLIDAVAAGPARVVVTPKGPSTLPTRRAPLPGGTE, from the coding sequence ATGCCGACCCTCTCCACCCGTGTGCTGAATCGGACCTACCTGCGCCGGCAGTTCCTCGACACCCCATCCCGGGAGGGCGCGCTCGACGTCATCCGGCATCTGGTCGCGCTCCAGGGCCAGGAGAACGACAGCCCCTACCTCAGCCTCCGGGCGCGCGTCGCCGGTTTCCGCCTCCGGGATCTCACCGAGCTGCTGGAGAGCCGCCAGGTCGTCCGCGGCGCCCTGCTCCGGGGCACCCAGCACCTCTGCGCCGGCGCCGACTACCCCTGGCTGCGGCCGACGGTCCAGGTCGTACTGGAAAGGCTTGCCCAACGGGTCGGCGGCCCGGACCGGACCGCTCTCCTGGCGTCGGTCGGCCGCATTCTGGCGGCGGAGCCGCTGTCCCGTGCCGAGCTGGGCCGTCGCCTGGCGGCGGACTTCCCCGGCCACCCGCCGAACGACCTGGCCGTGGCCGCGCATCTGACGGCGCCGCTGCTGCACCCGCCGCCGTCCGGGTCGTGGGGTTTCCGGGGCCGGATCGGCTGTGTCGCCGCGGACGCCTGGCTGGGCCGGCCGATGGCCGTCGCGGACCCGGCGACGCTGGTCAGGCGCTATCTGGCGGCCTACGGGCCGGCGAGTGCCAAGGACGTGCAGACGTGGTCCGGGCTGACCCGGATGGGTGCCGTGCTGCACGAGCTCCGCGGCGAGTTGCGGGTGTTCCGGGACGAGAACGGCGTGGAACTGTACGACCTGCCGGACGCCCCGCTGGCCGACCCGGACGAGCCGGTCCCGGTCGTCTTCCTGCCCGAGTTCGACAACGCGGTGCTGGGTCACGCCGACCGCGGCCGGATCATCCACCCGGGTGACCGGGCGCTGGTCACCCCGGGCTGGTCGATCGTACGGCCGACCGTGCTGGTCGACGGGTTCGTCGCGGCGACCTGGGAGCGCACTGGTGGCGAGCTGCGGATCAGCCCCTTCACCGGATGGAGCGGGCCGGTGCGCGACGCGGTGATGGCCGAGGGGGAGCGCCTGATCGATGCCGTCGCCGCGGGTCCGGCGCGGGTGGTGGTGACGCCGAAGGGGCCCTCCACGCTGCCGACACGGAGGGCCCCTTTACCGGGGGGAACGGAGTAA
- the orn gene encoding oligoribonuclease, protein MTGLDLGKDKLIEVAALVTDPELNVLGEGVDLVIHADDAALDAMPPVVRDMHAKSGLTEEVRRSALTMSEAEELILAYVKEHVPNPRTAPLCGNSIATDRGFLARDMPALDAHLHYRMIDVSSIKELCRRWYPRVYFGQPAKGLSHRALADIRESIRELEYYRRTVFVPQPGPDVEAAKAIAAEL, encoded by the coding sequence ATGACCGGTCTCGACCTGGGCAAGGACAAGCTCATCGAGGTCGCGGCGCTGGTCACCGATCCCGAACTCAACGTCCTGGGCGAGGGTGTCGACCTGGTCATTCACGCGGACGACGCGGCGCTCGACGCGATGCCCCCGGTGGTCCGGGACATGCACGCGAAATCCGGGCTCACCGAGGAGGTGCGCCGCTCCGCGCTCACCATGAGCGAGGCCGAGGAGCTGATTCTGGCGTATGTGAAAGAGCACGTGCCGAACCCGCGGACCGCCCCGCTCTGCGGCAACAGCATCGCCACCGACCGCGGTTTCCTGGCCCGGGACATGCCGGCGCTCGACGCCCACCTGCACTACCGCATGATCGACGTCTCCTCGATCAAGGAGCTGTGCCGCCGGTGGTACCCGCGGGTGTATTTCGGGCAGCCGGCCAAGGGCCTGTCTCACCGCGCCCTCGCCGACATCCGGGAGAGCATCCGCGAGCTGGAGTATTACCGGCGCACCGTCTTCGTCCCGCAGCCCGGGCCCGATGTGGAGGCGGCCAAGGCGATCGCCGCGGAGCTCTGA